AGCCATTTCCAGGCCGGGGCCAATGCAGCCTCCACTCCTCCCTGGGTGTTGCCAGGGTGGGCTGGGAGGATGCAGACAGCTGGGAGCCAGGTGGACTGGTCACAGGAAGTCTTGAGTCCTCCACACCCCACACCCAACCCcacgtgtgcgcacacacagGCCTGTCTGCATGTGCAGAGGTATTCACACTTGTGCAGAGATGTGGATCCAAATGCTTGTGCCAGATGCATTACCAGCTGCGTGTACGTGTGTGCCACCAGTGAATGCCTTATGGTACCTCGGCAGCAGTGCCAAACCCAGCcctttccctcctgcccctgctccagtTCGTGGGGCTGGCAGAGCAGGAGTGGCCAGGGGGTATCCCACTCACTCCCTTCTCTTGGGCAGTGCCAGCTGGAGCTCAGTATTGAGGATCCCACTGTAGCAGCATCCGGCCTCCCAAAGGGGTGTCAAAGGGTCTCAGTCCCCAGTTTGCCCTGAGGGGTGGTGCAGATAAACAGGGAGCCATTTCCTACTCAAAGATGCCCCAGAAACAGAGGGACTGAACAGGCAGCTCAAAGGCCCTGGGGTGTCCAGAAATCCCTGCTGAGTCTGGGTGGGGTATTTCTGGGGTGAGGGGCTCTGCTCATTTGTGGCTTTCATCCATAAGGTAGCTTAACCCCCATCTTGCCCTTGCCAGCTGGTTTGTAGTAGTTGAACCAAGGTTCCGCCGTCCCATGGGTCCCATGGGTCACGAGGGAAGGCCACAGGCAGGAATGAGGAATCCTGCCCGCCTCAGCCTGTCCATCAGGCTCAGCTGCAGTGGGGATCAGAGGACATAATGGGGAGAACAACTGTAAACTTACTACTCAGCCCTGGAATGAGGGTAAGGAGTCGAATTGGTTTGACAGGGCCTTGAGGACTTTCCTAGAAGCTGAGGATATGAgacctgccctttttttttttttaacctcttcttGGTACATCACAGGCAAAACCCCTAACCCTCCAGTCACTGGGCCCTCCCTGGCCTTTCCTGCTTGGGAGAGTCCTCCCTGGGAAGATGGCCCAGCCTGGGACCTCTAGGCCATGCTAGGGGGGCAGCTAAACCCTGAGTCAGCCCCAGAATCACCCTTCTTGAAAGGGGGGAGCTGTCATTTTATTTCAGGGACTGGATTTTCTCCCAAATACATACATCCTGGCAGGGACAGCAGGATGGTCATTTTGAAATTGAAGACAATCTGGGACATGTGGTCGTCGTACCCATAACCTAGGCCTTGGGCACAGAACAGGCAGCTTTGGTTTGAATCAGCACTCATTCTTccctccaagctcagcagggctGGCCGAGGGGCACACAAGtgtgccctgcccctgcctggcttGGGGAAGGCTCCGTTCAATGAGAGGATTCCAGGTGTATCTTCCCAGGGGAGGGCCCCGGGGGGAGGGCCATGCCTTGGTTCCTCTGATCCCTCCCACAAATGTCAAAATATCCCCACAAATTCCCTTGCCCCAGCACCCCCAAAGTTACATTCATCAGTTAagattcagtaaaaaaaaaaaaataaataaaaggtagatGTCAGTCCCCTCCCCCTAAGTCCCAGAGAGCTAAAACCCTGGTCCCAGCTGCCTGGTTTTGAGGAGGGGCCCTCCCAGGCCATggccactggggggggggggggtcccctcgcccccgcccccccccccccccagctgtgGCAGTTTGTGATGATGGAAGCTACATTCACACAGGGAGAGTTGGTGTGAGAGGCCAAAGCCGCATGAGATGGGGTGGGGGACCATGAGGGAAATGCCCCAGGCCTGGTCCACCCTGGCGGTGGGAAGGCCAGGGccacagccccacccccacccccacccccctcccgtGGGGCCAGGAGCTGAAAGGCTTGGGCCCGGAAGACATTTGCACGGTGCCTCCCTCCGTGGCTGGGCGGGGGCAGCCTCGTGGTGCAGGGCGGAGAGACGGTGGGCGCCAGGCTCGGAGGGAGGGGGTGGCACTTAGGCCCCTCCGGACCTGGAACGGAGAGGGGGCGTCAGGGGAGGACGTGAGGCAAGGCCCAGAGGGAGAGCCCCTGAGCCGGGCCCTGGGAGGTCAGTGCTGGGCCCTAGAGGCGGCAAGTCACAGGCTGGCCAGGGAGGGGATCTGGTGGGAAGTTCAGACAGCGGTGACATGGAAGACAAAACAGATGGGACGCAGAGGTAGGCTCCCCTCCCGGGAGCAGGGGGCTGCGGGGGACACAGTTCCAAGGCCCCACCTGGCCAGGATGGTCTGGCCGCAGGAAGGGTGGGAGTACAGGGACCAAGGCCTGGGACGGCGagtgggcaggaggaaggggcgAGGGCTGAGGACTTTCTTCCCGGAGTGGGGCTCCCCCACCCCTGTAGTGACAGCAGTGACAGCAGGGGTGGAGGAATCAGCCCCCAGCTCCCCATCAACAGAATGTGAGGTGACGAATGAGATGGAGGAGACAGGGACAGCGGGAGGGATGACGTGGCCGGCGTCACACTGCCCCCTGCTGGGTCGGGTCGTACCTTCCACGGCGGATGTTTctaaaggagagaggagaggaagagagagagagagagagagagagagagagagagagagagagaaaggaaaaggagccaTTTGTGACCTTGCCCTTCTCTCAGGGAGGGCCTTCCTGGCTCCCATGAGACCCTTTCCCCAAGAGATGGGCCAGCGTCCCCAAGACCTGGTCACTAACGAGCGGCCTAGGGAGGACCTAGGCCctacctgggtttgagtcctgacTCTGCAACTAACTCCCCAAGTGACCCTGGGACTCAGGTCCCTCCTCTGCACCATGGAGGAATTAGACCAGCTCAAGGGCCCCAGCCCCAGGTGCCCACAGGGGAACACCGAGGGATGGGGGTGTCTAGGGAACACCTGGGGTCTAGGGACAGAGGACACAGCCAGTTTCAGGCAGCTCCTGTTCCTGCTTGGCTCTGCCCCACCGCAGTGCCGGGATGCACAGAGGCCCACTCTCCTTTTGCAAGAAAAGCGGGGAACCAGGACTGTTAACTGgttatcttttgggttttttttggtttgtttttgttttttaatctcttggaAATGTGAGCAAAACGAGACCCTGCGGCTGGCCCACACTGTGATGTGCAAGCTCTGGCTTAGCTAACTTCTCAGGGAAGTATGGGGTCCTGATGCGCCCCCAGAACACTGGGGAATGGTGGGGGGTCACGTGTATGTCTCTTACTTAAATCCCCAGCCTGTGCCGCCCAGGACGATGGCTGCGACCAGGACAGCCCCCGCGATGGAGCCGATGATGATGTTGGTGCCGCTGGGACCTGGGGAGAAGGACAGGACTCGGTTGGCAAGGACAGGTATgcagaaggggagagacagaCCCCGACCCTGGCCAGCTCCAGCCTCACCCTtatatctctctgtctcccccgTGGGTGGAGACGTGGGCAGGGGGTTGTGAATGCTGCAGTCTTTGCCCGTCCAGTCTGGCTGACAGATGCACTTCCCTTCATTGCTGCAGACCTAGAGAGGTGAGGGGGCGGCCAGGAGAGGTGAGTGGGGGTCCTGCCCGTCTCAGGagccccttccaccatccctggCCTCTGGGCACCCACCCCGTGGTGGGAGCAGATCCGGCGCTCCCCGCTGCCCGGGCAGGTGCTGaagttgaaggcagaggctggCAGGCACCGATGGTCCAGGCACAACATGTTGGGCCCGCAGGCAGTGCCATCCTCCACGTAACTCAGGTCGGAGCCATCGGCCAGCTGTACATGGCCACCCCTGGGGAACAGGGGGAGCCAGCCTTGACccttgccctcccacccccatcacgGCTGAGACCTGCCCTTCCCCAGACAtggtcccaccccagacctgcagTCCAGCTCCTTGCCCTGGTGGTAGAAGGTAACACTGTTGATGTCTCCCCCTAGGTCCCCCAGCCGAGGAGCTCCGGAGATGTTGACGCAGAGGAGGAAGCCACAGAGCACATCCCTGTTGGGGCAGTGTGGAGACAGTGAGCTCCAAGTCTTACCTCCAACTCAACTGCTGTTACTACTACTGAACTCAAATCTGCCCTCTTCCCCACTGCTTGATTTTTCACATATTCTCCACTGGGACTCAGGCTCATCCTAGGATCTGCTGTCCCAACTCTgaaccacctcccctccccccggccccgcAAGCCAGGGAGGCCAATCAGGAACCTTGGTAACTCACTGTTTATTGCACTGGACCCAGCCTGACCCCTTGCGCCCACAGTTCCCACGCTCCGTCCCCTCCACGTTCAGCTTCTCATAGCAGAAGCGATCAGCAGCGGCTGTAAAGAGATGATGCCAGGcgtcacccacccaccccagaaCCAGCCCTAGGACCTCAGCCCTCTGCCTCCAACACTCTGGCCTGACCGCCAGTCCACtctgagatcctggagacccacacaCTTGGTAGAAGGTATATTTAGCCAGAacatccccctccccagcctcttgACTCTGGGTTCTCCAGAGTCTCCTCTCCCATTCTGAGCCAAAGACTCACCATGGCCCCAAAGGGCTTGGCACTGCCGGTCCCGGGTTTTGCAGCGACCTCCGTAGCAGCGGCCCTAAGGAACAAACGGGAGACAAGGGACTGAGACCTGAGTAGTCCGAATGGATAGAAGACAAAAGACTGTATTGAGCCAGAGGGCCCAAGGGAGAGGGGCCCCCACCCATCATACCTGTTCGTGATCACAGTAGTAACCATCCAGCTTGTGCAGGTTAGGGGGGCACTGTGGACAGAGGGGCTGGACTGAGCACAGGAGCCCCCAAGACTGGGAGTTGACGAATGAAGGGGTGCCAAACGCCCCCCCTCCTGGGGCTCATAGTACAGGGCTCTTCCAAGGCAAGGACAAGAGACCTGGCTCCGAATTCAGACCATGCAGATTGGCAAGTCCCATAGGCTCTCCTGTCTCCCTGTTTCCTGTAACTACATCACAGGACTAGGAGAACTTACGGGAACTAAatacctggcatgtagtaaggACTTAAGAGATGTTAACTGTACTATTATACACTCTGATCCCGAGGACACACCAATACCGTGCCAGGCCCTCGGAACCCCAGCCACACTATACTGACTTAATGACGGAAGGAGCAAAACCAGGACGCATGAAGAACCCGTTTCTCAGGCGGGGAAGTACCCTGTCCAGCCGGGGCCACGCCAGCTGGGGAGCGGGGGGGTGCAGAGAACCGAGGCCCCGGCGGGGCCGAACCGAGAAGGATAGGGGTTGCCTCGCCCGGGGACCCTCAAGGCGGCTGGGCTGGACCGACCTGGCTCGAGTCCCCAGTGCAGGTCTCCGCGATGTCACACTCGTTCACGGCCTCTCGACAGGACACGCCCCGCGGCTCGTACTGGGAAAGGGATGCATATTTCGGCGGAGGCCAGAACCGCGGACTCCGCGCCCGCCttccgcaggccccgccccgccccgcccccggccctcccAGCCCAgtcagccccgcccccgggccggcTCACGGttccgcccccccccgccccgctcttCAGCGGGCCCACGGACGCGCACGCCCcgcccttccccatccccattgGCGCTTTCTTCGCGTCAAGTCCCGCCCCTGCACTTGCCCCGCCTCCAGCGGCTCCTCCTCCCCAAGTCCCGCCCTTTACCCCGAGGTCCCCAGCCCCGGGcctcctcccgcctcctccctccGGCCCCGGCGGTAGGTGCCCCTCACCTTGCAGCGGCGACAGCAGAGCCCGTCGCTGCACATGGCGTCGTGAGTCAGGGTGCACTTCTTGCAGCAGTTCCCACCCGCACGGCTGCACTCCTGAGGGACGCGGGGACACGGCGGGCCGGGTGGGCGAGCCCTGAGCTGCCCCACCCAGACCTTCCCgggcgcgcgcccccgccccgcacctgGCGCCCGCACCAGCCTCTCACCTGCACCGACCCACAGTCGCACTCTTCCCCCGCCTCCACGAAGCCGTTCCCGCACTCTGGCGGGTCCAGGAGCTGCACGGGGAAGGGGTGTCGGGAGTCCGGCCGGGGCCCTGCCCAAGCCTCGCTCCCACACGTCCCCGCCTGGGGCTGGTACCTTGAGGGGCTTGTTGAAGAGGCAGCTCCCGCCGCCCTCCTGCAGAAACTGGTTGTACTCGTCGATGCTGCAGCGCGAGAACTTGCGGGGCAGGTAGAACCTGGGCAGGGTAAGGGCACGAAGCCGCTGagtccccccgcgccccccccagCCCACTCTCGCTCCTTCTCAAGATTGGGGATGGGGTGCGCAGGGAGACGCGGTCACATCTCGAGGAGGCTGAGGACTTAGGCGCTGGGAGACGGCACGGTCCTCCTCCTGCCTGCCCATCAAGCGGGGACGGGCGGGGGGCGTGGCTCGCGTCCCCTTCCCcaaaccccaggactccaggcgtGGCTCGGAGAGCCAAGGAGGGAGGGTGCCTCCAAATGAGGCTTTGGCGGCTCCTAGTGGCGACAGCGCACACTACAGTCTGGCAGTTTTTGCGTCGGGCTAAAGAACGTGGGTCTCCCTGGGCAGTGTCCGTGGAACACTGGGCTTTTTGAAATCCTAAGTGGGTCCAATAGCCGGGCCTCTTGAGGCCACTGGATCCAGACTGCCACCCAGCACTCCCTGTAGTTCTCCCTCGCCCAAGACCCTCCCCCAGTTGGTCCCCAAGAACTCACCCGGTGTCTTCCATGATGCAGCCCAGCCAGTTGTCCGGACATTTGCAGTCCCCTGAGAGGTGAGCCAGGTGGATATAAGGGAGGGTGGAGGACTGACCCCCTCCCATGGACACCCTTTCCATTTCTAGGGCTGCTGGGAGTGGATCTGGGCTGGTTGTGGGGCCACGTTGGGGGTTTTCTTTGATACCTGCTGAGCTCCGGTGTTTATTCCACATCATGCCCAGGTTTTGCCCCAGCGTCTGGGCCAGGGTCACTGCCATGGCGCCCATGTTATCGTACTGGGGGTGAGGAAGATGAGGGACAAAGATGTCTACATCCCTCCAAAGGCACAGGGCTCATGCCCTTCACAGCAAGCACCCCCTCTTCCTTTAACCCCCACCACAGCCATGCCCCACACCGCTCACCTCATTTACGCCACCACCCCTGGACAGGGAGCAGATGCCCCCCACATAGGCAGCCCCGCTACTGCTGCTCTGGAAGGTCCTGCCCCTGGAAGGGAGGGGGGTGTCAGGAGATCCCAACTGCCTTGCCTGTGGTGGCTTCCGGAGGCTGTGAGGGGGATACTGGGGAGCCTCCCACACTATagcccttccctggggagggGAGCCAGATTTTTTCCCTTCTATCAGAGCTCTGAGTCCCTGAGGAAGGGATGCTGGGATAGTTTGAAAGGAGAAGAGGGGACAAGAGGGGAGATGATAGGCAGTAGAAGATCACTAGGGACCAGAAAAAGGGGCGTCAGCCTAAGATACAGGGAAAGATGCCCAGCCTGCTGCCAGTGTCTGGGTGGTGGGGCAAGAAGAGCCCAGTCCCCAGACTCTACaagagcacctggcacagagcaggtttTCAGCAACCCTGTGCATTGCAGCAACCAGCAGAGGCTGGCAGGATGTGTGGGGTGGCGGACTCACGAGAAGAGATGGGTGGCATCACTGGGCTCAGGCAGGCCCTCCCGCCGATAGACCATGAGCCGGGCTAGGGTCTCCAGGAGGTCATCCTGCACCTGGATCTTGTCCCCATCTGCCCATGTTTCCATGGCAACCAACACGATGCGGGTATTGAGCTGCTCCTTGTACATCTGAGCCCAGAGGGAAGAACAtgagggtggggctggagggcaggagagggcaggggcacagggctggCTGGAGGAGGGCCTCAGCCTGTCTCTCCAGAAAGTGGGGATCAGAGGCTGAGGGGACCCTCCAGAGCTCACCCCAAGCATGTGTGCAACGGAGTAGGGgcggaggaggagagggaagggaagggagatggCTCACCACATCCGCCAGGTTCACAACCGACTTGGCAAAGTTGCTGGTGAGGACCACCGACTGGCGCATCTGCTCAAACTGGGAGGAAAGAGAGTGGGCGGAGGGCCAGCCTCCAGGTCTGCTTCGGCAGGGGCCCCCTCCCCGCGTTGTCCCCAGGCTGGGAACTTACCAGCTGGTGGTCGTTGACCACGATCAGCTCCACATACTTGGTCTCACTGTGCACGGTAGGGTGGCCCCGGCGGACCTGGGCGGTGGGTGGGCACTTGGAATCGGTCCCCTCCATGCCTGGCATTGGGGCCAAGCCATGCGGGGGTGCTGAGCTCCAGTCAGGGATGAGGCTGATCCCCCACTGTTgggggtcccctccctccccagccttgGTACGAGGGCAGGCAGCCTCAGTTTGTCCATAATTCGGGCGGGTGTTGATACAGGCAATAGGAAATGAGGTGGGGGCTTCCTCTCAGGCACGGTACCCTGGCCCCCAGCCACACCAGTCTGAGCCCTCCTTTGCCCCCATCGTGGATGGGGTGTCCTTCTGCTCTGGACCACAGCCTGAGGTCTCTGCAGCCCGAGGTCTGTGCGGGCCCCCGTACCTGCCTTTTCCTTCTCAGCCTCGGCCGGTTCACGGGAGCAGTATGAGCAGGGGCAGCAAATAGGcagcctggggggagggggcaggtgaggggggcACAgccggccccctccccagccccatttTCCCTCCCTTACCTGGTTCCCTGCATCCgaggggggctgggaggagaggggtcCGGTaaatgaggtgggggaggggtcccTGAAATGAGGGGGAATCAGTTCTTGGGGGGCTGACCAGGTCTGCTCGGAGCCCAGATGAGGGACAGCTCcagccctcccccccaccccaccccaaggtgACCCAGAACTGGCCAGAGCTCCCATGTCGGATCTGATCTCCCAGATGCTCAGATTCCGGGGTCAAGACCTGGGGGCGCCCTGAGAGACAGGGGCAAAGGACACTGGAGCCCAATGGGAGGTTACTTGGGGGCCAGAGGGGACATTGGAGCTGAGGGCACACGGGGAGGGAACTAGAGCTCAGGTGATTGAGGAGGGCAGGAAGGCTGAGGTTACGAAGGGAGGAGGCAGCCACAAGCCACGAGGATGGGCAGCGTAGCAGGGCTGTCAGAGGAGCCTGTGGGGGGCTCACCTGGGGAGGCTCCTGCGGCCTGGCCATCTCACGGGGCTCCACAATGTAGGTGAAGTTGCCATCGGAGAAAACCCCActgcagaaagagaggcacagcTCTCCACCATGTATCCCCCACGCCGGCCAGGGCCAAAGGCtctcccccccacctctcccccctACTCACTGCAGCCCCTGGCAGGTGGAGAGGGCAGCAAAGGAGTGGGGGTTCCCCCGGAGCTTCCCCTGGTAGTAGCAGTGGTCCCCGGCCCCCTGGAGGAGCAGCAGAACATCAGCAAACAtaccccctgccctggcctgaagACACCAGGAGGGGTGAGGGCCACTGCAGCTGCTCAGGGCACAGGTGGCCCTGGTCCCTGGCTACACCTGGGGATCTGGAGCCTGGTTCTACTCTGGGCAAGTGCCTGGTCCTCTCCGGGCCTCCTTcacctcatctgtaagatgaggaaGTTGGTCTATACCAGTGGTTCTTGACCATCTGATGGGGCTGGTACATGGTTCACAGGTTCCTTGGAGAAGGACTGGCActcgtgtgccaggcactgttctaagaacTTACCATAGATGAACTTACTTAATCAGATGAAAGCTGTGGACtcacccccagcacacacacacctgcacacacagtgTGTTCACAGACACCACTGCCTCCATGGACCACCTCTGGACATGGTCTGTGGCTGAGGAAGTGTGAGCAGCACATGTCCTCTTGGCCGGGGCTCTCGGGTCAGAGGGGACAAgcacccccctccctgctcctgcagAATTACTTGTGCTCCAGTTACTGAACTGGCTGgttgttggggggtgggggggaaggaggcTATTTATAGACATTCATTCATCTTTGCTTAGGCCCCTGGGCCTCTGGGGCTGGGACCCTGGTGTCCCAGGCAGCCAGGAATTCCCAGGGCCTTGGTGCTGAGTAAGGACATTTCCCCAAGTGCTGCCTCCTAGAAAAGTCTGGGCATGGAGCAGGGAGGGTCCTTGAAAGCCTCCGTGTCAGGCAGAGAGACCAGCAGAGTCAGACCTTGGGCACTGGGTGAAGGGAGCCCAGGCTCCATGTTGTTCAATACGCCGCTCCAATTCTGACTCTGACCCTTGGAGCCTCCATGGTGGGCAGAGATGGAGGGTCCCAAGGGGCAGGGCCCAGCCAAATATAGAGAACACCTTGGACCCCATCTCCACTGACCCCCTGTCCCTTCATTCCACTTCCCTGTCCCCTTTCAAAGGCACTCACGCTGCTGTGCTGGGTTGTCCCCTCCCGGCTAAAATGGCGCTCCACATATTGCGAGGAGAGGAGGTGACTGAGACAGAcagagggggcaggaggaaggacgGGGTCACTGCTGGGGCTGTGGGTCCCACTTGGGTCCCACCCCAATTCACATCCAGGTCCCATGAGCCggccctgcccccatctccccccgcctgcccccaccTCGCCCACCTGCCCGCTGCCCTTCCTTCCCGGCCCAAGGCCGTACTCCGTACTCACTGGTTCAGCTCCAGATCCAGAGTGAAGTTTGAGTTGAAGGCTGGGATGACGAAACTCACTTGGGCCAGGTGGACAGGCTGGCGGTGGGGGGAGGACAGAAGTGAGTCAACGTGGGGACCCCGGAACAAGGAGTAGTGCTGGGGAAAGGATGGCCTGGCCCGGGAGCTGGGGGGTACCACTGATTTGGGGGCAAGAGTTCATCTTTCTCTGGGACCCTGTTCcttccctgggggcaggggcaggaataCACAGCCCTGGGCACAGCCCACCTCCTGGTGTAGGCACCTCCTGGGGCCGGTCTCCCTGAGCCGCAGGGACGGAAGGCATCTCAGCCTACCCGCTGCTTCATGCCAGGCCCTCCCTGCTGTTGGCAGGACCACTCCTGGCCTCAGGGGGTGTAAAGCGAGCCCCCCCCAGGAAGTACCATGGGAAGGGGGCAAACGGGAGATGGGGTGCAGTGTGACCCCCGGGGCCTGGTAAAGCAGGCCCCTGCCTTCCTGCATGTGGGTCCGGTCTGGATTTATGGAGGAGGCCTCCAGCTCTGCAGGCAGGGTAGCAGGGGTTAGAATGGGAAGCCGGGGTGATGGGCAGAGGCCATCCTGTCGGGAGGAAAGAACTTGGCTCCTCTACCCCCAAGTCCATTGCCCTCCGCCTTGCCCAAAGCAGCTCATCTTTAATATTTCAATCCCGTGGTTAATTTTTAAACACGGAAGTTTTCCTGATAAATTTTTCAGAGGGGCCTTCGCAGTGGGGCTGGGAGGCTCCAGGTTGTCATGGCAACGTACCCGGCCTGAGCAAGATGGCTGCCCTACCCAGCGTCTGTGGGGAGCGGGGACTCCAGGCCTGGAGCTGCGGTGCCTGGAGGAACAGGGGCCTGGACAGAACAAAGGGCTGGAGGGTCTGCGCTAAGGGGATGAGCGGGCCTTCGGGGCTCTCCCGAGCCCACTCCAAGCTCAGGCCTCACCGAACACCAGCAGCACGGCGAGGGCCTGAGAGGGACTAGAGCCTTCCTCACATCCCTATCCATTTAAGACTGAAACCCagacaccacccccacccccacccccacccccacccccagcgagGGGCCCACCACTCGGCCATGCAGGAGTGGGGCTTTTGTTTGCCACCTTTCTTCCAGGCTGCAGGATGGAAGGGAACCCCAAGGTCACAAAATCTCACAGCCTGGTGCTAGTTGGCTTCCTTACCAACCACCtagatttctcatttttactGAGTGTTTATTATGTGCCGGGCACTGTTCTAAATACAAGTATTATCATCTTTGCTCTTCACAACTAGCCAGTGGGATAGATGCCACTGCTTTCCTCATCTGACGGATGAGGAGACCCAAGGACAGAGAGGCTAACACActagcccaaagtcacacagctaagtgGTGGGGCTGGGATTCAAGTCCACAGAATCAGCTTCCAAGGCTTCCTCACCTAGAAGGTGAAGTAAGATAGAAATGGCCCAGTGTCTTCAAGAGGCCCTAGGAGAGGAGGTGAGGTGGGGTGAAGGGCCAGCGCCCGGGAAGGCAGCCGCTGAGCCCCAAGGACACTGACTCGCCAGTCCCAGGCTCACTGAGCTCCAAGCTCCACCCTAAGCCCCTAGAGTGTCGATCAGACTTGAAATAGAAAAGTCAAGGCCGAGGagtctctgctttcctcttcctGCCCCGACGCTCTCTGCTTGCTTCCCTGCCCCGGGCCTGGACCACCCGTACCCTTCCCACCCCATGCCCTGGCTTGGACTATGCCCactctcctgctcctctcctaggCTCAATCTATCTCTGCCTTCCCTACCCACCCCTGCCTGGACTAcctctgccttcccctgcccTCGAGTGAGTCTGTATGCGCTTGTTCTTTCTGCACCCCCACTGATAAGCCCCTACCTCTGCCCCGACTGGCCCCCCAGAGGGGCAGCCTGTCCAGACCCCTTGCCCTGTGTAGCTTCAGGGATGATGAAGCAGCCTCTCTGCTGTCCAGACCCCTTGCCCTGTGTAGCTTCAGGGATGATGAagcagcctctctgagcctcagatatTTTCCACTGAAAATGGTACGATGAGCCTAGATGCAAGGCTGTGAAGC
The Vulpes vulpes isolate BD-2025 chromosome 2, VulVul3, whole genome shotgun sequence genome window above contains:
- the ADAM11 gene encoding disintegrin and metalloproteinase domain-containing protein 11 isoform X2; translation: MQGTRLPICCPCSYCSREPAEAEKEKVRRGHPTVHSETKYVELIVVNDHQLFEQMRQSVVLTSNFAKSVVNLADVMYKEQLNTRIVLVAMETWADGDKIQVQDDLLETLARLMVYRREGLPEPSDATHLFSGRTFQSSSSGAAYVGGICSLSRGGGVNEYDNMGAMAVTLAQTLGQNLGMMWNKHRSSAGDCKCPDNWLGCIMEDTGFYLPRKFSRCSIDEYNQFLQEGGGSCLFNKPLKLLDPPECGNGFVEAGEECDCGSVQECSRAGGNCCKKCTLTHDAMCSDGLCCRRCKYEPRGVSCREAVNECDIAETCTGDSSQCPPNLHKLDGYYCDHEQGRCYGGRCKTRDRQCQALWGHAAADRFCYEKLNVEGTERGNCGRKGSGWVQCNKQDVLCGFLLCVNISGAPRLGDLGGDINSVTFYHQGKELDCRGGHVQLADGSDLSYVEDGTACGPNMLCLDHRCLPASAFNFSTCPGSGERRICSHHGVCSNEGKCICQPDWTGKDCSIHNPLPTSPPTGETERYKGPSGTNIIIGSIAGAVLVAAIVLGGTGWGFKNIRRGRYDPTQQGAV
- the ADAM11 gene encoding disintegrin and metalloproteinase domain-containing protein 11 isoform X1, coding for MRRLRRWAFAALLLLLPLPPPGLGTRGPFGALRWRVSPHLGRPGAPEVTEPSRLVGESTGGEVRKQQLDTRVRQEPPGGPPVHLAQVSFVIPAFNSNFTLDLELNHHLLSSQYVERHFSREGTTQHSSGAGDHCYYQGKLRGNPHSFAALSTCQGLHGVFSDGNFTYIVEPREMARPQEPPQGPLPHLIYRTPLLPAPLGCREPGCLFAAPAHTAPVNRPRLRRKRQVRRGHPTVHSETKYVELIVVNDHQLFEQMRQSVVLTSNFAKSVVNLADVMYKEQLNTRIVLVAMETWADGDKIQVQDDLLETLARLMVYRREGLPEPSDATHLFSGRTFQSSSSGAAYVGGICSLSRGGGVNEYDNMGAMAVTLAQTLGQNLGMMWNKHRSSAGDCKCPDNWLGCIMEDTGFYLPRKFSRCSIDEYNQFLQEGGGSCLFNKPLKLLDPPECGNGFVEAGEECDCGSVQECSRAGGNCCKKCTLTHDAMCSDGLCCRRCKYEPRGVSCREAVNECDIAETCTGDSSQCPPNLHKLDGYYCDHEQGRCYGGRCKTRDRQCQALWGHAAADRFCYEKLNVEGTERGNCGRKGSGWVQCNKQDVLCGFLLCVNISGAPRLGDLGGDINSVTFYHQGKELDCRGGHVQLADGSDLSYVEDGTACGPNMLCLDHRCLPASAFNFSTCPGSGERRICSHHGVCSNEGKCICQPDWTGKDCSIHNPLPTSPPTGETERYKGPSGTNIIIGSIAGAVLVAAIVLGGTGWGFKNIRRGRYDPTQQGAV